One Bombus vancouverensis nearcticus chromosome 7, iyBomVanc1_principal, whole genome shotgun sequence DNA window includes the following coding sequences:
- the LOC117164681 gene encoding ras-related protein Rab-39B-like, giving the protein MVEPIFDYQFRLILIGDSTVGKSSLLKYFTDGKFAELSDPTVGVDFFARLIEVKDGTRIKLQLWDTAGQERFRSITKSYYRNSVGALLVYDVCNRASFEHIPQWMMEARRHIEPHRPVFALVGCKLDLVTNGSRREVSKEEARAFADQHGVHHIETSAKTGVNVEEAFRTVTQEVYNRIQTGEYKVEDGWDGIKTGFARPGGLDFNLVEAEPAKSSCC; this is encoded by the exons ATGGTGGAACCAATTTTTGACTATCAATTTCGCCTGATACTTATCGGTGACAGTACAGTCGGAAAAAGTTCGTTGCTGAAATATTTTACTGATGGGAAGTTCGCAGAG CTTTCAGATCCAACAGTAGGAGTAGATTTTTTTGCTAGATTAATTGAAGTAAAGGATGGAACAAGAATAAAATTACAGTTATGGGATACAGCTGGCCAAGAAAGATTTAG GTCAATTACAAAATCATACTATAGAAACTCTGTTGGTGCCCTGCTTGTGTATGATGTCTGTAATAGAGCAAGTTTTGAACATATTCCTCAGTGGATGATGGAAGCTCGTAGACATATTGAGCCACATCGCCCTGTATTTGCATTGGTAGGTTGTAAATTAGATTTAGTTACCAATGGAAGTAGGCGAGAAGTTTCAAAAGAAGAAGCAAGAGCTTTTGCTGATCAACATGGAGTACATCACATTGAAACCAGCGCAAAGACTGGAGTTAATGTTGAAGAAGCATTTCGAACAGTTACACAGGAAGTTTATAATAGAATACAGACTGGTGAATATAAGGTAGAAGATGGTTGGGATGGAATAAAAACTGGATTTGCTAGGCCTGGTGGTTTAGATTTTAATCTAGTCGAAGCAGAACCTGCAAAATCCTCTTGTTGTTAa
- the Uba4 gene encoding ubiquitin-like activating enzyme 4: MKKMNEKKLIDEIVELRELLRTKETQLAALRREKQILQDYGLNNEEILRYSRQIFLPEIAIKGQVKLKNSAILIVGAGGLGCPAALYLASAGVGQIGIIDYDDVEINNLHRQLLYAETSIGTPKVNTAAESLNRLNSDIKVTPYKIQLDSSNALDIIKSYDVVVDATDNVATRYLLNDACVLSNKPLVSGSALKFEGHLSVFNYNGPCYRCIFPKPPPPETVTNCGDGGVFGPAVGTIGVLQALEALKIVLDLPHVLSGQLLLFDGLETKFRKINLRAKNINCAVCGEHPTLHKLIDYEQFCGAKANDKDPKLNLLRTEERISVEEYNTTLKLGTKAHILIDVRSAEEFDICHLKNSINIPLCDINNNETVTLIRSRIQEIQKQHDNASLYVMCRRGNDSQKAVKSLQEIFQGSNLEIKDVIGGIHAWSKKIDCTFPIY; encoded by the exons ATGAA aaaaatgaacgaaaagaaATTGATTGATGAAATTGTTGAATTGCGTGAGTTGTTACGCACGAAGGAAACTCAACTAGCTGCCTtaaggcgcgagaaacaaatcttacaagattacggtttgaataacgaagaaatattacgatatagTAGGCAAATATTTTTGCCAGAAATTGCTATTAAAG GTCAAGTAAAATTAAAGAATAGCGCAATATTGATCGTAGGGGCAGGTGGACTTGGATGCCCAGCTGCGCTATATTTAGCATCTGCTGGTGTTGGACAAATTGGTATAATTGATTATGATGATGTAGAGATTAACAATCTTCATAGACAATTATTATATGCAGAAACAAGTATTGGAACACCAAAAGTAAATACTGCTGCAGAAAGTCTTAATCG CTTGAACAGTGACATTAAAGTTACTCCATATAAAATTCAACTAGATAGCAGTAATGCTCTGGACATAATAAAGTCTTACGATGTAGTGGTAGATGCTACTGATAATGTAGCTACACGTTATTTATTGAATGATGCGTGTGTTCTAAGTAATAAACCTTTAGTATCTGGATCAGCATTAAAATTTGAAGGTCATTTATCTGTATTTAATTACAATGGACCTTGCTACAGATGTATATTTCCTAAACCTCCTCCTCCAGAAACAGTAACAAACTGTGGAGATGGTGGTGTTTTTGGCCCag CTGTTGGTACTATTGGCGTCTTACAAGCATTAGAAGCGCTGAAGATAGTACTCGATCTTCCGCATGTACTATCCGGTCAACTTCTATTATTTGATGGACTGGAAACGAAGTTTCGTAAGATCAACCTGCGTGCTAAAAATATAAACTGTGCCGTTTGCGGCGAACATCCAACTCTGCACAAATTAATTGATTATGAACAATTTTGTGGTGCAAAAGCAAATGATAAAGAtccgaaattaaatttattaagaaCGGAAGAAAGAATAAGCGTGGAAGAATATAACACAACATTGAAATTAGGCACGAAAGCTCATATTTTAATTGACGTACGTTCAGCCGAAGAATTTGACATCTGTCATTTAAAGAACTCTATAAATATACCATTATGTGATATTAATAACAACGAAACAGTAACATTAATAAGAAGTAGAATACAGGAAATACAAAAACAACATGATAATGCTAGTT TATATGTTATGTGCAGAAGAGGGAATGATTCGCAAAAGGCTGTAAAAAGTCTTCAGGAAATATTTCAGGGAAGTAATCTAGAAATAAAAGATGTAATTGGTGGCATTCATGCTTGGAGCAAGAAAATTGATTGTACATTTCCTATATAttaa
- the Galt gene encoding galactose-1-phosphate uridylyltransferase: protein MSASTGDKNSLKNGTEALKTQFDPTEHQHIRYNPLKGEWVLVSPHRMKRPWGGQIETNIEEDLPDYDPDNPLCPGNVRASGQVTPIYENTYSFVNDFPALLESVPNPSKSEDELFQMDAARGTCKVMCFHPKSNVTIALMKISEIKEVVKRWIFEMLELGEKWTWVQIFENRGAVMGCSNSHPHCQIWASSFLPNEAKIKDRYLSDYYNRNKKPLLIDYVQKELFKKERIVSENRDWVVLVPFWAVWPYETMVLPKKQVSRMQDLSESQQESLAATMKILCTKYDNLFHCSFPYSMGWHGAPTGPYVKQDYPYWTFHGIYLPPLLRSATVKKHMVGYELLAQAQRDLTPEQAAEKLRNLSDSHYKYPETSLTSSEIEEYSK from the exons gTGATAAGAACAGCCTGAAAAATGGCACAGAAGCTTTAAAAACACAATTTGATCCTACTG AACATCAACATATTCGATATAATCCCTTAAAGGGAGAATGGGTACTAGTGTCACCACATCGAATGAAACGACCCTGGGGGGGacaaattgaaacaaatatagaAGAAGATCTTCCAGATTATGACCCTGATAATCCACTTTGTCCGGGCAACGTCAGAGCTAGTGGACAG GTAACTCCaatatatgaaaatacataTTCATTTGTCAATGACTTTCCTGCATTATTGGAATCAGTTCCTAATCCATCAAAATCTGAAGATGAATTATTCCAAATGGATGCTGCCAGAGGTACTTGTAAAGTGATGTGTTTCCATCCCAAATCAAATGTAACAATAGCACTTAtgaaaatttcagaaattaaAGAAGTGGTTAAACG CTGGATTTTTGAAATGCTTGAATTGGGAGAGAAATGGACTTGggtacaaatttttgaaaatcgTGGTGCTGTAATGGGTTGTAGCAATTCTCATCCTCACTGTCAAATTTGGGCTAGCTCTTTCTTACCAAATGAAGCTAAAATAAAGGATAGATACCTCagcgattattataatcgtaataaAAAACCACTTCTTATAGATTATGTACAAAAAGAACTTTTCAAAAAA GAGCGCATTGTATCAGAAAACCGAGATTGGGTAGTTTTAGTACCATTTTGGGCAGTATGGCCATATGAAACTATGGTATTGCCTAAGAAACAAGTATCTAGAATGCAAGATTTATCAGAAAGTCAACAAGAATCATTAGCAGCTACTATGAAAATACTGTGTACAAAATATGATAACTTATTCCATTGCTCTTTCCCTTATTCTATGGGTTGGCATG GAGCCCCAACTGGACCATATGTAAAACAAGATTATCCTTATTGGACTTTCCACGGAATTTATTTACCTCCACTATTACGTTCAGCAACTGTAAAGAAACATATGGTTGGCTATGAACTTCTTGCACAAGCACAAAGAGACTTAACGCCAGAACAAGCAGCAGAGAAATTACGAAATTTATCAGATTCCCATTACAAGTATCCAGAAACCAGTTTAACTAGTTCTGAGATAGAAGAGTATTCTAAATGA